Proteins encoded in a region of the Corynebacterium genitalium ATCC 33030 genome:
- the rsmG gene encoding 16S rRNA (guanine(527)-N(7))-methyltransferase RsmG, producing the protein MPDVAAEIFGDRLPLAQAYHDSLATTAAQRGFIGPKEVPRLWDRHIFNCAVIGEAFKEGQRIADIGSGAGLPGIPLAIARPDLDITLIEPLLKRSTYLGEVVEELGLDNVTVIRGRAEEQKKMLFDAVTSRAVAPLGKLASWSLPLVRPGGAMVAMKGASVSEELERDAKQIAKAGGVDADIFTVGEGVLDQPTTMIRIVRSA; encoded by the coding sequence GTGCCTGACGTCGCAGCGGAGATCTTCGGGGACCGTCTGCCGTTGGCGCAGGCGTACCACGACTCGCTGGCCACGACTGCCGCGCAGCGCGGCTTCATCGGCCCGAAGGAAGTTCCCCGTCTGTGGGACCGGCACATCTTCAACTGCGCCGTGATCGGCGAGGCCTTCAAGGAAGGCCAGCGCATCGCGGACATCGGTTCTGGCGCTGGCCTGCCGGGCATCCCGCTGGCCATTGCGCGCCCCGACCTGGACATCACCCTCATCGAGCCGCTGCTCAAGCGCTCCACCTACCTCGGCGAAGTCGTTGAAGAACTCGGGCTAGACAACGTGACCGTTATTCGTGGTCGTGCAGAAGAGCAGAAAAAGATGCTTTTCGACGCTGTGACATCCCGCGCCGTCGCCCCCCTGGGCAAATTGGCGTCCTGGTCGCTTCCGTTGGTGCGCCCGGGAGGTGCGATGGTGGCGATGAAGGGGGCGTCGGTAAGCGAAGAGCTGGAACGCGACGCGAAACAGATCGCGAAAGCTGGCGGCGTTGATGCCGATATTTTCACTGTTGGTGAGGGTGTTTTGGACCAACCCACAACCATGATCCGCATTGTCCGGTCCGCTTAG
- a CDS encoding ParA family protein, with protein sequence MWDDTPIGAAAQRAAQMNSNSTSVPKPEKPRVFTVANQKGGVGKTTTSVNLAASLARMGRKVLVVDLDPQGNASTALGAAHRDGETSSYELLIGDATAAEALQRSTDNQNLWCIPATIDLAGAEIELVSVVRREYRLADALHSEFLEEYGFDYVFVDCPPSLGLLTINAMNAVDEVLIPIQCEYYALEGVGQLLNNIAMIRQALNPNLHISAVLLTMYDGRTKLAEQVAEEVRGQFGDVVLRNVIPRSVKVSEAPGFGQTVIDYDAGSTGALAYFDAAKELATRGDYQPHSSTGPIGVSPEIAEQLGDSGEEED encoded by the coding sequence ATGTGGGATGACACTCCGATCGGCGCCGCTGCCCAGCGCGCCGCGCAGATGAACTCGAACAGCACCTCCGTGCCCAAGCCGGAGAAGCCGCGCGTGTTCACGGTGGCTAACCAGAAGGGCGGTGTGGGTAAAACCACCACGTCCGTGAACCTGGCTGCTTCGCTTGCGCGGATGGGCCGCAAGGTGCTGGTCGTGGACTTGGACCCCCAGGGCAATGCGTCGACAGCACTCGGTGCCGCACACCGCGACGGGGAGACCTCCAGCTATGAGCTCCTCATCGGCGACGCGACGGCGGCAGAAGCGCTGCAGCGCTCCACCGATAACCAGAACCTGTGGTGCATCCCGGCGACGATTGACCTGGCCGGTGCGGAGATCGAGCTGGTCAGCGTCGTACGCCGCGAATACCGCCTCGCGGATGCGCTGCACAGCGAGTTCCTGGAAGAGTACGGCTTCGACTACGTCTTCGTGGACTGCCCGCCATCGTTGGGCCTACTGACGATTAACGCGATGAACGCGGTGGATGAGGTGCTCATTCCGATCCAGTGCGAGTACTACGCGCTCGAGGGTGTGGGCCAGCTGCTGAACAACATCGCGATGATCCGCCAGGCCCTGAACCCGAACCTGCACATTTCGGCCGTCCTGCTGACGATGTACGACGGCCGCACGAAGCTCGCGGAGCAGGTCGCCGAGGAGGTTCGCGGCCAGTTCGGCGACGTGGTGCTGCGCAATGTGATCCCGCGTTCAGTGAAGGTGTCGGAGGCGCCGGGTTTCGGCCAAACTGTCATCGATTACGATGCCGGTTCGACCGGCGCGCTGGCGTACTTCGACGCGGCGAAGGAGCTGGCTACCCGCGGCGACTACCAGCCGCACTCGAGCACCGGGCCGATCGGCGTCAGCCCTGAGATTGCGGAACAACTTGGTGATTCGGGCGAGGAAGAGGATTAA